The Streptomyces nigra genome includes the window GAGCGCATGAGTGTGCACGCCCTGGAGAACTGCCGCACCGGGCGCGTCCGCCGGCACCAGGAGACCGGCGTCCTCGTCGCCGAACTGCTCTTCGGCACCCGGCTCCGGGCGGGTGAGACGCACCTCTTCCGGTACGGCGTGGAGGACGGCACGGCCGACGTCTCCCACGAGTACGCGCGGGGCTTCCCGCTCGCGGGCGGGCAGTACGCCCTCCAGGTCCGCTTCGCCGAGAACGCCGTCCCCCTGCACTGTCACCGCTTCTCCCAGCACTCGGCCGCGGCGCCCCGCGGTGGCCGGCAGCGGCTGGTCCTGAGCGCCCAGCACCGGTCCGTCCACCTCGTCGAGCAGCGGGTACGGACGGGGATCGTGGGCATCGGGTGGGCCTGGGAGTGAGCACCCTGCGCCGCCTGCTCGGTCGTCAGGATCGGGAGGAGCTACGGGAAGGCCCGGCCGCCGAGTGACGTAAACGCTTGCGCAAGCGTTTACGTCGTCCGGTTCCGTGCGGTACCTTCCCGGATGGAAGCAGCCAGGGCGGCCACGATGTGCCCTGCCCGTGCTGAGATCGCACCGGTCACGAGCGGGAGGAGCCGCCATGGCGACCATGGCCGATGTCGCGCGCAGCGCGGGTGTGTCCGTGGCGACCGTCTCCCACGTCCTGAACGGCACCCGGCCCGTGCTGTCCCACACCCGCCAGGCGGTGCTGGACGCGGTGGACGAGCTCGGCTACACGCCGAACACCCTCGCGCGCTCCCTGGTGACCTCCCGCACCCGCTCCATCGGGCTCGCGGTGTCGGCGATCAGCAATCCCTACTTCACGGAAATCCTCCAGGGCATCGAGGCCGCGGCCCTGGAGCACGGGTACAGCCTGCTCATCGCCGACCCGCACGACGATCCGCGCCATGAGCGCAAGGTCGTGCAGCTGCTGCACGAGCGCCGGGTCGACGGCATGATCGTGGCGCCGTCGCCCGACCCGGGCGAGCTCCTCGCCTACCTGGGCCGTCACAAGGTGCCGACCGTCCTGCTGGACCGGGTGGTCGATCTTCCGGCGGACGGCACGCTCGTCTGCGACCAGGTCTGTGCCGAGAGCGCCGGCCCCGTGGCCCGGCTCGTCACCCATCTCGCCGGGCTCGGTCACCGCCGGATCGGCATGATCGCCGGACTGCCCGGGCTGAGCACCACCGACGAGCGGCTCGCCGGGTACCGGGACGGCCTGGCCGCCGCCGGGCTCGTGTACGACGAGAGCCTGGTCGTGCACGGCGACTCCGAGTCCCCGGGCGCCGGACAGGCCACCGCCGCTCTGCTGGCTCTCGCCTCGCCGCCCACCGCGCTGGTCACCGCCAACAACGCCATGACCATCGGCGCCCTGCGCGCCCTGCGCGAGCACGGCTTGTCGGTGCCCGAGGACATCGCCCTGTGCTGCTTCGACGACTTCGCCTGGGCCGATCTGTTCTCTCCCCGGCTCACCGCGATCGCCCAGCCCAGCAGGGACATGGGCGCCGAGGCCGTCCGGGTCCTTCTTGACCGCCTCGCGGCGCCGGACGGGCCCGCCCGGGTCCTGCGTCTGCCCTGCACCTTCGTGCACCGCACTTCGTGCGGATGTGCCGAACAGCCCCTGACGTCCGTGAAAGGAACCCCCTCGTGATCGTCGTCGCCGGCGAGGCCCTGATCGATCTGGTGCCGCAGGGCACGGGCGCTCTCGCCCCGCTGCGGCCGGCGCTCGGCGGGGGCCCGTACAACACCGCCGTCGCCCTGGGCCGGCTCGGCTCCCCCACCGCCTTCTGTTCCCGGACGTCCCTCGACGCCTTCGGAGAGGCCCTGCTGGACGGGCTCCGTGAGGCCGGGGTGGATGTGTCGGCCGTGCAGCGCGGCCCGGAGCCGACCACGCTGGCCGTCGCCACTGTCGACGCCAAGGGGTCGGCCGCCTACTCCTTCTATGTCGACGGCACCGCCGACCGGCTCTTCTCGGCACCCCCGGAGCTGCCGCAGCGGACCCGCGCGGTGTCCTTCGGGACCTGTTCGCTCGTCCTGGAGCCGGGGGCGACCGCGTATGAGCAGCTGATGCGGCAGGCTGCCGCGCAAGGCGTGTTCACCGCGTTGGACCCGAACATCCGGGCGGGGCTGATACCGGACGCGGACGGCTACCGGGCCCGGTTCGAGAGCTGGCTGCCCTCGGTGTCGCTGCTCAAGCTGTCCGAGGAGGACGCGGCGTGGCTGGGCGGGACACCGCGTGAATGGCTGGCCGCGGGACCGGCGGCCGTCGTGATCACCCGGGGCGGGGACGGGCTGACCGCCTACACGCGGGACGGGGCGGTGCACTCGGTGCCGGGTGAGGCCGTCGAGGTGGTGGACACGATCGGTGCGGGCGACACCGTGAACGCGGCCCTGCTGCACGGGCTGGCCGCTCAGGACGCGCTGTCCGCCGACGCGCTCGTGGGACTGGGCGCGGAGGGTTGGACGCGGCTGCTGGGGTTCGCGGCGCGGGCTGCCGCGATCACCTGTTCCCGGGCAGGCGCGGAACCGCCGTACGCCTCCGAACTGGCGGACTTTCCCGGCTAGACGACCGGGGCTCGTCCCCTCGGTGTCTCGTGCGCTGTTGAGGAGTCAAAGTGCGGTGCGGGCCGCCGGATGAGGCCGCTGATGAGGGAACGGGCGGCGCCCCGCGGGAAGTTCCCGCGGGGCGCCGCCCGTTCCGGAATGATTTGGTCCGTCCGCGATGGGGCGGACCCACTGCTCAGGACGACTTGCGTGCCCGCGTCGTCTTCTTCGCGGTGCTCGCGGACGACGCCTTCTTCGCCGCCGTCTTCTTCGCGGTGCCGGTGGCCTTGTCGGCAGTACGGGCCGTCGCCGTCCTGCGCGTCGCCGAGTCGGCCGCGACGGTCTTCCGGGCCGTCTTGCGCGGGGCCTTCACCGAGGCCGCGTCGCTGATCCGGTCGGCGTCGAGGATCTCGCGCAGGAACTTGCCGGTGTGGCTGGCGGGGACCGCGGCGACCTCCTCGGGCGTGCCCTCGGCGACGACGAGACCGCCTCCGGCGCCGCCCTCGGGGCCCATGTCGACGAGCCAGTCGGCCGTCTTGATCACGTCCAGGTTGTGCTCGATGACGATGACCGTGTTGCCCTTGTCGACCAGGCCCGACAGGACCTTCAGCAGCTTGCTGATGTCCTCGAAGTGCAGACCGGTGGTCGGCTCGTCGAGGACGTAGACCGTGCGGCCGGTGGAGCGCTTCTGGAGCTCGCTGGCGAGCTTCACGCGCTGCGCCTCACCGCCGGACAGCGTGGTCGCCGCCTGGCCGAGCCGGACGTAGCCGAGGCCGACGTCGTTGAGCGTCTTGAGGTGCCGGTTGATCGCCGGGACGGCCTCGAAGAAGTCCATGGCCTCCTCGATCGGCATGTTCAGGACCTCGGCGATGGACTTGCCCTTGTAGTGGACCTCCAGGGTCTCCCGGTTGTACCGGGCGCCGTGGCAGACCTCGCACGGGACGTAGACGTCCGGGAGGAAGTTCATCTCGATCTTGATCGTGCCGTCGCCCGCGCAGTTCTCGCAGCGACCGCCCTTGACGTTGAAGGAGAAGCGGCCGGGCAGATAGCCGCGGACCTTCGCCTCGGTGGTCTCGGCGAACAGCTTGCGGATGTGGTCGAAGACGCCGGTGTACGTCGCCGGGTTCGACCGCGGCGTACGGCCGATGGGCGACTGGTCGACGTGCACGACCTTGTCGACCAGGTCGTCGCCGTCCACGCGCGTGTGCCGCCCGGGGACGCTGCGGGCGCCGTTCAGCTCGCGGGCCAGGTGCGTGTACAGGATGTCGTTGACCAGGGTCGACTTGCCCGAGCCGGAGACGCCGGTCACCGCGGTGAAGACGCCGAGCGGGAAGGAGACGTCGATGTCCTGGAGGTTGTTCTCCCGGGCACCGTGGACCGTGAGCTGCCGGGACGGGTCCAGCGGGCGCCGGATGTCGGGCAGCGGGATGGCCTTCTTGCCCGCCAGGTACTGGCCGGTCTGCGACTCGTCGTTGGCGAGCAGCTCCTTCAGGGAGCCGCTGTGGACGACCTTCCCGCCGTGCTCACCGGCGCCGGGGCCGATGTCGACGATCCAGTCGGCGACCTTGATGGTGTCCTCGTCGTGCTCGACGACGATGAGGGTGTTGCCCATGTCGCGCAGGCGGACCAGGGTCTCGATCAGCCGGTGGTTGTCCCGCTGGTGCAGACCGATGGACGGCTCGTCGAGGACGTAGAGGACGCCGACGAGTCCGGAACCGATCTGGGTGGCGAGCCGGATGCGCTGGGCCTCGCCGCCGGACAGGGTGCCGGCCGCGCGGTTGAGCGAGAGGTAGTCCAGGCCGACGTCGACCAGGAACCGCAGCCGCTCGTTGACCTCCTTCAGCACGCGCTCGGCGATCTTCTTGTCGCGGGCGCTCAGCTTCAGCTCACCGAGGAAGTCCGCGCAGTCGCTGATGGACATGGCGGAGACCTCGGCGATGGACTTCCCCATGACCGTGACGGCGAGGACGATCGGCTTCAGCCGGGTGCCCTGGCACGAGGGGCACGGCACCTCGCGCATATACCCCTCGAAGCGCTCACGGCTCGCGTCGCTCTCCGCCTCGCTGTGCCGGCGCTTCACGAAGGGGACGGCGCCTTCGAACGGCGTCGTGTAGACGCGCTCGCGGCCGTACCGGTTGCGGTACCGCACCTCGATCTGCGTCTTGTGGCCGTACAGCAGGGCCTTCTTGGCGCGCTGCGGCAGACCGGCGAACGGGATGTCCGTCCGGAAGCCGAGGGCGTCCGCGAGGGCGCCGATCAGCCGGCCGAAGTAGTCCTTGGTGTGCCCGTGCGACCAGGGGTGGATGGCGCCCTCGTCGAGGGACTTGTCCTCGTCGGGGACGATCAGCTCGGGGTCGACCTCCATGCGCGTGCCGATGCCCGTGCACTCGGGGCAGGCGCCGAACGGCGAGTTGAAGGAGAAGGAGCGGGGCTCCAGCTCCTCGAAGGAGAGGTCGTCGTACGGGCAGTACAGGTGCTCCGAGAACATGCGCTCGCGCTCGGGGTCGTCCTCGGGAAGGTCGACGAAGTCGAGCACGACCATGCCGCCGGACAGGCCGAGGGCGGTCTCGACGGAGTCGGTGAGGCGGCGCTTGGCGGAGTCCTTCACCGTGAGGCGGTCGACGACCACCTCGATGGTGTGCTTCTCCTGCTTCTTCAGCGTGGGCGGGCTGGACAGCTGGATCGTCTCGCCGTCCACGCGTGCGCGTGAGTAGCCCTTGGTCTGCAGGTCGGAGAAGAGGTCGACGAACTCGCCCTTGCGCTCGCGGACGAGCGGCGACAGGACCTGGAAGCGGCTGCCCTCCGGCAGCTCCAGGACCCGGTCGACGATGGCCTGCGGCGACTGGCGCGTGATGGGGCGGCCGCACTCGGGACAGTGCGGCTTGCCGATGCGCGCGAAGAGCAGACGCAGGTAGTCGTAGACCTCGGTGATGGTGCCGACCGTGGAGCGCGGGTTGCGCGAGGTCGACTTCTGGTCGATGGAGACCGCCGGGGACAGACCCTCGATGAAGTCGACGTCCGGCTTGTCCATCTGCCCGAGGAACTGCCGGGCGTAGGACGACAGCGACTCGACGTAGCGTCGCTGCCCCTCGGCGAAGATGGTGTCGAAGGCCAGCGAGGACTTGCCCGACCCCGACAGGCCCGTGAAGACGATGAGCGAGTCGCGCGGCAGGTCGAGCGAGACATTCTTCAGGTTGTGCTCGCGCGCGCCACGGACGATGAGACGGTCGGCCACGCCGGTCCGCACCTTTCTTGAGAGAAGTGACAGGGGCGAGGCCCCCGTCATTTCCAGACTAGGGGGAGCCACTGACAACGCCGGTCGGATTCCGTGAGGGACAACAATCCCGGGCCATCCAGCATGCCCGACGCCGTGATCGAGCCTATAGCACGCGCATTCGATTTAAGGGCGTTGTTCACCACCTTCACCCAAAGGTGTGGTGGAGCTAATGTCAGGCCCATGATTGATCACGCTCGTGACCTGGAGTCCGTACGCGAGGCGACCGAACGGCTGCTCACCGCAGTCGGCAAGCTGGACAACGCCTCTGTGACCGAGCCGTCACGGCTTCCCGGCTGGAGCCGCGGTCATGTCCTCGCGCACCTCGCCCGTAACGTGGACGCTTTGGTGAACGTTCTCGAGGGCCGTCCCATGTACGCCTCCGCCGCGGCCCGCGACGCCGACATCGAGCGGGATGCCTCCCGCCCCCTGGACATCCAGGTCACCGACGTCCGGCAGAGCGCCGACCGCTTCCAGCAGGCCGCGGCCGTGCCCGCCGACTGGTCGCGCACGGTGGAGCTGCGCAACGGTGTGACGGACGCCGCCGCCCGCATCCCTTTCCGGCGCTGGATCGAGGTGGAGCTGCACCACGTCGACCTGGGCATCGGGTACGAGCTCGAGGACCTGCCCGCCGAGTTCGTGGAGCGCGAGACGGACTTCCTCGCGGAGCGCTTCGCCGGCAACCCGGACGTCGAGCCGGTCCGGCTGACGGACGGCACGCGCGTGTGGCGCACGGGCCGGGACGCGGACGAGCCGGCGATCACCGTCCGGGGCATCGGACCCGACCTGCTCGGCTGGCTCGCCGGCCGCCGTACTGGCTCCGCGCTGACCGTCGAGGGCGGCACCCTGCCGTCGCTGCCGCCGCTCTAAGGGCTGTCCCGGCGTCCGGGACGGCCGCTTGTCAGCGTCGCGCTATAGGCTGCCGCCATGACGTACAGCGGACAGGTGACGGTCGGTGGCCCCGCCGACGTGCACGAGCTCAAGGACCTGATGATCACCAAGATCGCGGTCGGCCCGATGGACAACAACGCCTATCTGCTGCGCTGCCGGGCCACGGACGAGCAACTGCTGATCGACGCCGCCAACGACGCGGACACCCTGCTGGGCACGATCGGTGACGACGGCATCGCGTCCGTCGTCACCACCCACCAGCACGGCGACCACTGGCAGGCCCTCGCCGCCGTCGTGGAGGCCACCGGCGCGCGCACCTACGCCGGACGCGAGGACGCCGACGGCATCCCGGTCCCGACCGACGTGCTCATGGACGACGGCGACGTCATCCGGGTGGGGCGCGTGGAGCTCACCGCGCGCCATCTGGTCGGGCACACACCGGGTTCGATCGCCCTCGTCTACGACGACCCGCACGGGCATCCGCATGTGTTCACCGGAGACTGCCTCTTCCCGGGCGGTGTGGGCAACACCCGTAAGGATCCCGAGGCGTTCGCCCGCCTGATCCACGACGTCGAGACCAAGATCTTCGACGTGCTGCCCGACGAGACCTGGGTCTACCCCGGGCACGGCGACGACACCACGCTGGGCGCCGAGCGCCCGCATCTGCCGGAGTGGCGCGCCCGCGGCTGGTGAGGCCGTTCCTGTACGGGGCGCGCCATAGAGCCCGGCGTACGCGCCCCGTGTGAACGCCGCGCACGCGGTGGGGCCACGCGTGCGCTCCCGGCGTGCGACGGCGCGCGGTGCACTGGTGGTGCCCCGCGCAGGATGACGGCTCCTGAGCGGTACGGGCCGCCGGTCTTCCCATCCCCGCCCTCGGCCGGCGGCCCCGGCGAGCCGCCCGGTCAGGTGTCCGCGCGGCCCGACCCGGCCAGCGCCGCGACCCGCTCCACCCCGAACGCGTAGCCCTGCACACCGCACCCCGCGATGACCCCGTCGGCCCGCAGGGAGACGTAGGAGTGGTGCCGGAACGACTCGCGCCGGTGGATGTTGGAGATGTGGACCTCCAGCACGGGCAGCCCGTCGCAGGTGTTGAGGGCGTCCAGGATCGCCACGGAGGTGTGCGAGTAGGCGCCCGGGTTGATCACGATGCCGCAGTGGCCGAGCCGTGCCTCGTGGATCCAGTCGACCAACTCGCCCTCGTGGTTGGACTGGCGGAAGTCGACGGTGCCGCCGTGGGCGGCCGCCGTCCTGGCACACAGTGCCTCCACGTCCGCGAGGGTCTCGGAGCCGTAGATCTCCGGCTGCCGCTGCCCGAGCAGGTTCAGGTTGGGGCCGTTCAAGATCATGACGGGGGCGTCGGCGAGGGTGCGGGGCACGGTTCCTCCGGTCCGTTCGGGGTCGCGCGGTGCGGGAACCACCGCTGCTCGGACCCCGGTTTATCACGGTGCGGTCGGCTCTCCCGGCCGCCTACTCTCTGGGCATGACCATGATCTCCTATCCGCCCAAGCCCTCCCCCGGTGACCGTGTCGCCGTCATCTCGCCCGGCGCCGGGCTGCCCGGGCTCTTCCCTCAGCCGTTCGAGCTGGGCCTGAAGCGGCTGCGTGAGGACTTCGGGCTCGAACCGGTCGAGTATCCGGCGACCCGAACGATGGGGTCGACGCCTCAGCAGCGGGCGGACGACATCCACGCCGCCTTCGTCGATCCGGACATCAAAGCGGTCATCGCGTCCATCGGCGGCGACGACCAGATCACCGTGCTGCCGTATCTGGACCGGGAGTTGATCCGGGCGAACCCGAAGCCGTTCTTCGGGATGAGCGACAACACGAACCTGCTGATGTTCCTGCGCAACACCGGCATCGTCGCGTACCACGGGGGCAGCGTGATGGTCGAGCTCGGCCGCCCCGGCGCCATGAACCCACAGACCGCCGACTCCCTGCGGGCCGCGCTCTTCACCTCCGGCGAGTACACCCTGAGCCCCGCCGAACGCTGGAACGACATCAACCGCGACTGGGCCGATCCCGCGACCTTCGACTCGGAGGCGGAGCTGCGGCCCGCCGATCCCTGGAGCTGGGTCAACGCCGACCGCGTCGTGGAGGGCCGCACCTGGGGCGGCTGTCTGGAGATCCTCGGCTGGCTGCTGATGGCGGACCGCGAGATCGCCCACGACCTCACCGAGTACGACGGCGGCGTCCTGCTGCTGGAGACGAGCGAGGAGATGCCCAGCGGCGAGGAGGTCTTCCGCACCCTGCGGAACATGGGCGAGCGCGGGCTGCTCCAGCGGTTCTCCGCGCTGCTCATGGGCCGGGCGAAGACATGGTCCTTCGAGCGCCCCACCTCCCCGGAGGAGGCCGCCGAGTACGCCGCCGAGCAGCGCGCGGCCGTCGAGCGCGCGATGAAGGCGTACGCCCCCGACACGATGATCGTCTTCGACGTCGACTTCGGCCACACCGATCCGCAGCTGGTGATCCCGTACGGCGGCGCGGTGCGCGTCGACGGTCCCGCCCGGCGCATCACGGTCACGTACTGACCGACCCCCACGCGCCCGCACGCCCCCGTAACCAGCGATCACGCTGGGTAGTTGACCGGGCATGCGCGATGTACGCACCGTAAGGGCGCCTTCCATGCTGCGGCTCGCGGGCGCGTCGCTCGCCGGGACGGCCATCGAGTTCTACGACTTCTTCGTCTACGGCACCGCGGCGGCCCTGGTGCTGGGGCCGTTGTTCTTTCCCACGTTCTCGCCGGTGGCGGGGACGCTGGCCGCCTTCGCCACGTTCGGCGTGGGCTTCGTGGCGCGGCCGCTGGGGTCGGTGCTGTTCGGGCACATCGGGGACCGGCGCGGCCGGCGGCCGGTCCTCGTCGCCTCGCTGCTGCTGACCGGCGCCTCCACGGTCGCGGTCGGCTGTGTCCCGACGTACGGGTCGATCGGCGTGGCCGCGCCCCTGCTTCTGCTCGTGCTGCGCTTTCTGCAGGGGCTGGGGCTCGGCGGCGAGTGGGGCGGGGCCGTCCTGCTGACCGTGGAGCACGCGCCGGCCCATCGGCGGGCGCTGTGGTCGAGTTTCCCGCAGGTCGGTCCGGCGCTGGGCTTCCTGCTGGCCAACGGCGTGGTGCTGGGCCTGTCGGCCGGGCTGTCCGAGGAGCAGTTCGCGGCGTGGGGCTGGCGGGTGCCGTTCTGGGCCGCCGGGGTGCTCGCGGTGGCGGGGCTGTGGCTGCGGTCGTCGCTCGCGGAGAGTCCGCGGTTCCTGGAGATCGACGACCACGCGCGGGTGCCGCTCGTCGAGGTGGTGCGCGACCACTGGCGGCTTCTGCTGTTGACGGCCGGGGCGCTGTCGGTCGGGTACGCGATCTTCTACGCGGTCTCGACCTGGTCGCTCGCCTACGGCACGGAACGGCTCGGGGTGAGCCGTACCGTCATGCTGACGTGTGTGATGGGCGCGGTGGTGGTCAAGGGCGCGCTCACCCCGGTGATGGCGCTGCTCGGCGACCGGTACGGGCGGCGGCCGCTGTGCCTGACGGGATGCGCCGCGGCCGCGCTGTGGATGCTGCCGATGGTCGCGCTGCTCGCGACGGGCCGGCCCCTGCCGATGTTCCTGGGCCTGACCGGCGCGCTGATCGCGTTCATCACCATGTTCGCGGTGATCGCCGCGTATCTGCCGGAGCTGTACGAGCCCCGGGTGCGCTGCACGGGTGCGGCGGTCGGCTACAACCTCGGCGGGGTCCTCGGCGGCGCGCTCACCCCGATCGTGGCGACCGCGCTCGCCGGGCAGGGCGGGAGGGTGCCCTGGGGTGTGGGCGTGTATCTGACGGGGATCGCGCTGCTCAGCCTGGGCTGCTTCTTGCTGCTCCCGGAGACCCGCCCGGTGGCGGCGGTGACGCCGGCGGCCGAGCCCGCCACCGGATGACCGGACCCCGTGATGCCGTGCCGCCGGCGCGGGCTCACGGGTTGATCGCGAGCTCCAGATACGCAGCGAACAGCACGAGGTGGACACCGCCCTGGAGCGGTGTCGCCCGCCCGGGGACGACCGTCAGCGAACTCACCACCACCGTCAGGGCCAGCAGCACCATATGGGTGGGGCCGAGTCCCAGGACGAGCGGGCCGGACAGCCAGAGGGAGGCCAGCGCCACCGCGGGGATGGTGAGGCCGATGCTGGCCATCGCCGAGCCGAGCGCCAGGTTCAGGCTGGTCTGTACGCGGTCCCGGCGGGCGGCGCGCAGGGCGGCGATCGTCTCGGGGAGCAGCACCAGCAGGGCGATGATCACACCGACGACGGCGTGGTGCAGTCCGGCCGCCTGCACGCCGGACTCGATGGTGGGTGACACTCCCTTGGCCAGGCCGACCACACCGACCAGGGCGAGGCCGAGCAGGCCGAGGCTCATGAGCGCGGCGCGCTTCGAGGGCGCGTCGGCGTGCGCGTCGGAGGTGATGACCTCGCCCTTGCGGCTGACCGGCAGGAAGTAGTCGCGGTGCCGCACGGTCTGGGTCGTCACGAACAGGCCGTAGAGGATCAGCGAGGAGACCGCGGCGAACGACAGCTGCACCGTGGAGAACTCGGCCCCGGGCTTGCTCGTGGTGAAGGTGGGCAGCACCAGGCTGAGGGTGGCGAGTGTGGCGACGGTCGCCAGGGCGGCGCCGGTGCCCTCGGGGTTGAAGACCGCCGTACGGTGCCGCAGGGAGGCGACCAGGAGGCACAGGCCGACGATGCCGTTGCAGGTGATCATCACGGCCGCGAAGACGGTGTCCCGGGCCAGGGTGGCGCTCTTGTCGCCGCCGTCGAGCATCAGGGTCACGATGAGGGCGACCTCGATGATCGTGACGGCGACGGCGAGGACGAGGGAGCCGAAGGGTTCACCCACCCGGTGGGCGACCACCTCGGCGTGGTGGACGGCGGCGAGGACGGCTCCGGCGAGGACCAGCGTGACCACCGCGACGACCGCGCCGGGCAGGTCCCGGCCCCAGGTGAGGACCAGCAGCACGGCCGCGAGGACCGGCACGGCGGTCGTCCACCGGGCAGCGAGCGGTCTCAGCCGATCGATCATGGAGCGATCGTCGCAAAGGCTCTTCGGGTTCGCATCGTCTGCGGAGTGCTCGGGCGGTGCCGCGGCACCCTCGTCGGCCGGGGGGCTCGTGTGTCGGGTGTCGTGGTGCGGGATCGGTCATCTCCTGTAGGTCGCGGTCCTGGTCGGAGCCGACCGCCCGGCGGGCGGTCGGCCATGCACGGGGAGTGGTGCCCGGCGGTGAGCCGGACACCACTCCCGCTGTCGTCCTCGACGTGCTGCCGCGGTGGGCGCTCAGACGTCGACGCTGTCCTTGGGAGTGCCCTCGCTGTCCTGGCGCACCGCCTCGGCCTCCGCCTGCTTCTTCGAGGCCCTGAGGCTGGTGAGGGTGGTGACGATCAGGACGGAGCAGATCACGCCGAGCGAGACCGGGATGCTGATCTCGGGGACGTGGACCCCCGACTCGTGCAGGGCGTGCAGCACCAGCTTCACGCCGATGAAGCCGAGGATGATCGACAGGCCGTAGCTCAGGTGGACCAGCTTGCGCAGCAGGCCGCCGATGAGGAAGTACAGCTGCCGCAGACCCATCAGCGCGAAGGCGTTCGCGGTGAAGACGATGTACGGGTCCTGCGTCAGGCCGAAGATCGCCGGGATGGAGTCCAGGGCGAAGAGCACGTCCGTCGTGCCGATCGCGAGCATCACGACCAGCATCGGGGTCATGACCCGCTTGCCGTTCTCCCGGATCCACAGCTTGGTGCCGTGGTAGCGGTCGGCGACACCGAACCTGCGCTCGGCGGCCTTGAGCAGCTTGTTCTCCTCGAACTCCTCGTCCTCCTGGCCGGATCGGGCCTCCTGGATGAGCTTCCAGGCCGTCCAGATGAGGAAGGCGCCGAAGAGGTAGAACACCCACGAGAAGCTGGCGAGGATGGCGGCGCCCGCGGCGATGAAGATGGCCCGCAGCACCAGGG containing:
- a CDS encoding carbohydrate kinase family protein gives rise to the protein MIVVAGEALIDLVPQGTGALAPLRPALGGGPYNTAVALGRLGSPTAFCSRTSLDAFGEALLDGLREAGVDVSAVQRGPEPTTLAVATVDAKGSAAYSFYVDGTADRLFSAPPELPQRTRAVSFGTCSLVLEPGATAYEQLMRQAAAQGVFTALDPNIRAGLIPDADGYRARFESWLPSVSLLKLSEEDAAWLGGTPREWLAAGPAAVVITRGGDGLTAYTRDGAVHSVPGEAVEVVDTIGAGDTVNAALLHGLAAQDALSADALVGLGAEGWTRLLGFAARAAAITCSRAGAEPPYASELADFPG
- a CDS encoding MBL fold metallo-hydrolase; this encodes MTYSGQVTVGGPADVHELKDLMITKIAVGPMDNNAYLLRCRATDEQLLIDAANDADTLLGTIGDDGIASVVTTHQHGDHWQALAAVVEATGARTYAGREDADGIPVPTDVLMDDGDVIRVGRVELTARHLVGHTPGSIALVYDDPHGHPHVFTGDCLFPGGVGNTRKDPEAFARLIHDVETKIFDVLPDETWVYPGHGDDTTLGAERPHLPEWRARGW
- a CDS encoding S66 family peptidase, encoding MTMISYPPKPSPGDRVAVISPGAGLPGLFPQPFELGLKRLREDFGLEPVEYPATRTMGSTPQQRADDIHAAFVDPDIKAVIASIGGDDQITVLPYLDRELIRANPKPFFGMSDNTNLLMFLRNTGIVAYHGGSVMVELGRPGAMNPQTADSLRAALFTSGEYTLSPAERWNDINRDWADPATFDSEAELRPADPWSWVNADRVVEGRTWGGCLEILGWLLMADREIAHDLTEYDGGVLLLETSEEMPSGEEVFRTLRNMGERGLLQRFSALLMGRAKTWSFERPTSPEEAAEYAAEQRAAVERAMKAYAPDTMIVFDVDFGHTDPQLVIPYGGAVRVDGPARRITVTY
- the uvrA gene encoding excinuclease ABC subunit UvrA; its protein translation is MADRLIVRGAREHNLKNVSLDLPRDSLIVFTGLSGSGKSSLAFDTIFAEGQRRYVESLSSYARQFLGQMDKPDVDFIEGLSPAVSIDQKSTSRNPRSTVGTITEVYDYLRLLFARIGKPHCPECGRPITRQSPQAIVDRVLELPEGSRFQVLSPLVRERKGEFVDLFSDLQTKGYSRARVDGETIQLSSPPTLKKQEKHTIEVVVDRLTVKDSAKRRLTDSVETALGLSGGMVVLDFVDLPEDDPERERMFSEHLYCPYDDLSFEELEPRSFSFNSPFGACPECTGIGTRMEVDPELIVPDEDKSLDEGAIHPWSHGHTKDYFGRLIGALADALGFRTDIPFAGLPQRAKKALLYGHKTQIEVRYRNRYGRERVYTTPFEGAVPFVKRRHSEAESDASRERFEGYMREVPCPSCQGTRLKPIVLAVTVMGKSIAEVSAMSISDCADFLGELKLSARDKKIAERVLKEVNERLRFLVDVGLDYLSLNRAAGTLSGGEAQRIRLATQIGSGLVGVLYVLDEPSIGLHQRDNHRLIETLVRLRDMGNTLIVVEHDEDTIKVADWIVDIGPGAGEHGGKVVHSGSLKELLANDESQTGQYLAGKKAIPLPDIRRPLDPSRQLTVHGARENNLQDIDVSFPLGVFTAVTGVSGSGKSTLVNDILYTHLARELNGARSVPGRHTRVDGDDLVDKVVHVDQSPIGRTPRSNPATYTGVFDHIRKLFAETTEAKVRGYLPGRFSFNVKGGRCENCAGDGTIKIEMNFLPDVYVPCEVCHGARYNRETLEVHYKGKSIAEVLNMPIEEAMDFFEAVPAINRHLKTLNDVGLGYVRLGQAATTLSGGEAQRVKLASELQKRSTGRTVYVLDEPTTGLHFEDISKLLKVLSGLVDKGNTVIVIEHNLDVIKTADWLVDMGPEGGAGGGLVVAEGTPEEVAAVPASHTGKFLREILDADRISDAASVKAPRKTARKTVAADSATRRTATARTADKATGTAKKTAAKKASSASTAKKTTRARKSS
- a CDS encoding maleylpyruvate isomerase family mycothiol-dependent enzyme, producing the protein MIDHARDLESVREATERLLTAVGKLDNASVTEPSRLPGWSRGHVLAHLARNVDALVNVLEGRPMYASAAARDADIERDASRPLDIQVTDVRQSADRFQQAAAVPADWSRTVELRNGVTDAAARIPFRRWIEVELHHVDLGIGYELEDLPAEFVERETDFLAERFAGNPDVEPVRLTDGTRVWRTGRDADEPAITVRGIGPDLLGWLAGRRTGSALTVEGGTLPSLPPL
- a CDS encoding LacI family DNA-binding transcriptional regulator, encoding MATMADVARSAGVSVATVSHVLNGTRPVLSHTRQAVLDAVDELGYTPNTLARSLVTSRTRSIGLAVSAISNPYFTEILQGIEAAALEHGYSLLIADPHDDPRHERKVVQLLHERRVDGMIVAPSPDPGELLAYLGRHKVPTVLLDRVVDLPADGTLVCDQVCAESAGPVARLVTHLAGLGHRRIGMIAGLPGLSTTDERLAGYRDGLAAAGLVYDESLVVHGDSESPGAGQATAALLALASPPTALVTANNAMTIGALRALREHGLSVPEDIALCCFDDFAWADLFSPRLTAIAQPSRDMGAEAVRVLLDRLAAPDGPARVLRLPCTFVHRTSCGCAEQPLTSVKGTPS
- the aroQ gene encoding type II 3-dehydroquinate dehydratase, yielding MPRTLADAPVMILNGPNLNLLGQRQPEIYGSETLADVEALCARTAAAHGGTVDFRQSNHEGELVDWIHEARLGHCGIVINPGAYSHTSVAILDALNTCDGLPVLEVHISNIHRRESFRHHSYVSLRADGVIAGCGVQGYAFGVERVAALAGSGRADT